The following proteins are encoded in a genomic region of Sphingobium amiense:
- a CDS encoding NAD(P)/FAD-dependent oxidoreductase, with protein MPDPETLRRSRAAPDDLDCLVIGGGPAGLTAAIYLARFHLRVVIADAGASRAGLIPLTRNHAGFPEGIAGADLLARMREQALRYGATLAQTSIARLERAGDDFVAHGETNAFRSRTVLLATGVSNHRPPMDEAMHARALEQGLLRYCPICDGFEVTDQRVCVLGTGERGVKEAIFLRSYSRDLSLIAPAGAHDLSDEQRMALRDAGIAVVDGPCASFAIGENAIEVATPAGTQTFASLYPALGSTIHSELAVDLGAKATDDGCLVVDSHQRTSVPGLYAAGDVVLGLDQISHAMGEGGVAATTIRNDLAERSPLRR; from the coding sequence ATGCCCGATCCTGAGACCTTGCGCCGCAGCCGCGCAGCACCTGATGATCTGGATTGTCTGGTGATCGGAGGTGGGCCCGCGGGCCTCACGGCGGCGATCTATCTCGCCCGCTTCCATTTGCGGGTCGTGATCGCCGACGCCGGCGCCAGCCGGGCCGGCCTCATCCCCCTCACCCGTAATCACGCCGGCTTTCCCGAGGGTATTGCCGGGGCGGACCTCCTTGCTCGCATGCGCGAGCAGGCTCTTCGCTATGGCGCGACGCTCGCCCAGACCTCGATCGCGCGGCTGGAGCGGGCCGGAGACGATTTCGTGGCCCATGGCGAAACGAACGCGTTCAGGAGCCGGACCGTGCTGCTGGCCACTGGCGTTTCGAACCATCGGCCCCCAATGGATGAGGCGATGCACGCCCGGGCGCTCGAGCAGGGATTGCTGCGTTACTGTCCGATCTGCGACGGCTTTGAAGTGACCGATCAGCGCGTCTGCGTTCTGGGGACTGGCGAGCGCGGGGTGAAGGAGGCGATCTTCCTGCGCAGCTATTCCCGCGACCTGTCTCTGATCGCTCCGGCCGGCGCGCATGATCTGTCCGACGAGCAGAGAATGGCGCTGCGCGATGCCGGAATCGCCGTCGTGGACGGGCCCTGCGCCAGCTTCGCGATCGGGGAGAACGCCATCGAGGTCGCGACGCCCGCCGGCACGCAGACTTTCGCGAGCCTCTATCCTGCGCTTGGATCGACGATCCATTCTGAGCTGGCGGTCGATCTCGGCGCCAAGGCAACGGACGATGGCTGCCTGGTGGTGGACAGCCACCAGCGCACCAGCGTGCCGGGCCTCTATGCGGCCGGCGACGTCGTCCTGGGGCTCGACCAGATCAGCCATGCAATGGGCGAAGGGGGAGTCGCAGCGACCACCATTCGCAACGACCTTGCGGAGCGCTCGCCGCTTCGCCGATAA
- a CDS encoding PilZ domain-containing protein, with protein MNHAAGKSDERQFPREAIAATAVCRTFRSKIAGHVSNLSRGGCCLVTRGQRVAPAQMVTLRLEGLEGIPATVRWVAGDEAGLSFDWPLYEPLRDHIVALRGTVSAEEKPA; from the coding sequence GTGAACCATGCGGCCGGCAAGAGCGATGAAAGACAGTTTCCGCGTGAGGCGATTGCGGCCACGGCCGTCTGCCGAACATTCCGCAGCAAGATCGCCGGGCACGTCTCCAACCTGTCGCGGGGCGGCTGCTGCCTGGTGACCAGGGGCCAGCGGGTCGCTCCCGCACAAATGGTAACCCTTCGCCTGGAAGGCCTGGAGGGTATTCCCGCGACAGTACGCTGGGTCGCCGGCGACGAGGCGGGATTATCCTTCGACTGGCCGCTCTACGAACCGCTACGCGATCATATCGTAGCGCTGCGCGGCACGGTTTCGGCGGAAGAAAAGCCGGCATGA
- a CDS encoding transglutaminase-like domain-containing protein: MEIAIHAQLDYRFDRPTDVLLQLEAAAIPEQSIEEAHIDLSETDHFARVAAHDMIGERIWVRVGSELRVDYHATVSINRILDDCLALPAIPPHQLPGETAQYLMPSRYCPSDQFQSFVCAEFDSLEGGQKVIAMRDWVHGHFSYVPGASTSDTTAADTFIRRQGICRDYAHVLITLVRAAGIPARIASVYALGVEPQDFHAVAEVFLGGEWHLVDATGMAQEAAIAKIGVGRDAADVAFLTAYGRAVLNSQTVEVAAAS; the protein is encoded by the coding sequence ATGGAGATCGCCATTCATGCCCAGCTCGACTATCGGTTCGACCGGCCGACAGACGTCCTCCTGCAGCTCGAAGCCGCGGCGATCCCCGAGCAATCGATCGAGGAAGCGCACATCGACCTGTCGGAGACGGATCATTTCGCGCGTGTCGCCGCGCACGATATGATCGGGGAGCGGATCTGGGTGCGCGTCGGCAGCGAACTGCGCGTCGACTACCATGCGACGGTTTCGATCAACCGAATCCTCGACGATTGCCTGGCGCTGCCAGCGATCCCGCCCCACCAGTTGCCGGGCGAAACCGCACAATATCTGATGCCCTCGCGCTATTGTCCGTCCGACCAGTTCCAGTCCTTCGTCTGCGCTGAATTCGATAGTCTGGAGGGCGGCCAGAAAGTCATTGCCATGCGCGATTGGGTCCATGGCCACTTCAGCTATGTGCCGGGCGCCAGTACGTCGGACACAACCGCCGCCGACACCTTCATTCGCCGGCAGGGCATCTGCCGCGACTATGCCCATGTTCTGATCACCCTGGTGCGGGCCGCGGGGATCCCGGCGCGTATCGCCAGCGTCTATGCGCTCGGCGTCGAGCCCCAGGATTTTCATGCGGTGGCAGAGGTGTTCCTGGGCGGCGAATGGCATCTGGTCGATGCAACCGGCATGGCGCAGGAAGCCGCAATTGCCAAGATCGGCGTGGGCCGGGATGCAGCCGACGTCGCGTTCCTCACCGCTTATGGCCGCGCCGTCCTGAACAGCCAGACCGTCGAAGTCGCCGCCGCGTCCTGA
- a CDS encoding ABC1 kinase family protein: MLKSLMVAARDRDRLAEVTGVLARYGLDTAIDRLGLGGKDALSGEAAALPARTRLALEELGPTFVKLGQILATRSDLLPPDWITELERLHSQAATLPFEMVRPTIEEALGEPVGKAFAAFDPEPLAAASMAQVHRAHLHDGRAIVLKVRRPGIRPRMEADLRLIAEFAAVLERASAEIRRFAPTALVQQLASAILEELDFTNEARNADRLRADLAGNAQVVIPRIHWEWTSETLLAMDYIEGVAPRSAEALVQADIDPHAIASLGAQVVLDMVLLTGRFHADPHPGNLLCLPGNRLALLDLGLIGHVSPRRREELLRFVQAINIGDPQALAETLALWSAGESPPRERLLLAAEQLVARHGGMRLVLATLVNDFFALMRQERLTVLPDLLLIFKALVTLDGVLANIAPGFDLTLALRQAAGRIVASRLDPAAWTPVLQGLLLEITRIGQDGPRLLRLIIERLERDQFIPLQRGGTEIAAAGRWIAGAIVAGSLILATALALF, encoded by the coding sequence ATGTTGAAAAGCTTGATGGTAGCGGCCCGAGATCGGGACCGCCTTGCCGAGGTCACCGGGGTCCTGGCGCGCTATGGCCTCGACACGGCGATCGACCGGCTCGGCCTGGGCGGAAAGGATGCCCTTTCGGGCGAGGCAGCGGCGCTGCCCGCACGCACACGGCTGGCGCTGGAGGAATTGGGTCCCACCTTCGTCAAGCTCGGGCAAATTCTCGCCACGCGCAGCGATCTTCTTCCTCCCGACTGGATCACCGAATTGGAGCGGCTTCACAGCCAGGCGGCGACCCTCCCGTTCGAAATGGTGCGGCCCACCATCGAGGAGGCTTTGGGAGAACCTGTCGGCAAGGCGTTCGCCGCGTTCGATCCCGAGCCGCTTGCCGCCGCTTCGATGGCGCAGGTCCACCGCGCCCACCTGCACGATGGTCGCGCCATCGTCCTCAAGGTCCGGCGGCCCGGCATCCGTCCCCGCATGGAAGCGGATCTGCGCCTCATCGCCGAGTTCGCGGCGGTACTCGAGCGGGCCAGTGCGGAAATCCGGCGCTTTGCGCCCACCGCGCTCGTCCAACAGCTCGCTTCCGCAATCCTGGAGGAACTCGACTTCACCAACGAGGCCCGCAATGCCGACCGCTTGCGCGCCGATCTCGCCGGCAACGCGCAGGTCGTCATTCCCCGGATCCACTGGGAATGGACCTCGGAAACGCTGCTCGCCATGGACTATATCGAAGGGGTCGCGCCGCGCTCGGCAGAGGCCCTCGTCCAGGCGGACATCGATCCCCACGCGATCGCATCGCTCGGCGCCCAGGTCGTGCTCGACATGGTCCTTCTCACCGGGCGGTTCCATGCCGATCCCCACCCCGGCAATCTCCTGTGCTTGCCCGGAAACCGCCTCGCCTTGCTGGATCTAGGCCTGATTGGCCATGTCAGCCCCCGGCGCCGGGAAGAGCTTTTGCGCTTCGTCCAGGCTATCAATATCGGAGATCCGCAGGCCTTGGCGGAGACGCTCGCCCTATGGTCCGCCGGTGAGAGCCCGCCTCGCGAGCGGCTCCTTCTGGCGGCCGAACAGCTTGTCGCCCGCCATGGCGGCATGCGCCTGGTGCTCGCCACCCTGGTCAACGATTTTTTCGCGCTCATGCGGCAGGAGCGGCTGACCGTCCTGCCCGACCTGCTGCTTATCTTCAAGGCACTGGTGACGCTCGATGGCGTGCTCGCCAACATCGCCCCCGGCTTCGACCTGACCCTTGCCCTGCGGCAGGCTGCCGGGCGCATCGTTGCCTCGCGGCTCGATCCCGCTGCCTGGACCCCGGTACTCCAAGGTCTGCTGCTCGAGATCACAAGGATCGGGCAGGATGGCCCGCGGCTGCTGAGGCTGATCATCGAGCGGCTGGAGCGCGATCAGTTCATCCCTCTGCAGCGTGGGGGCACGGAGATCGCCGCGGCCGGGCGGTGGATCGCGGGCGCCATTGTCGCAGGATCCCTCATCCTCGCGACCGCTCTGGCGCTTTTCTAA
- a CDS encoding response regulator: MQALPSIRIVVTDIQMPGSMDGLRLARYIRDAYPPIALIVSSGAVRPEQGALPNDAVFVSKPVDHRELLRVIEDPLSAA; this comes from the coding sequence CTGCAGGCGCTGCCCTCGATCCGGATCGTCGTCACCGATATCCAGATGCCCGGATCGATGGATGGCTTGCGCCTGGCGCGCTATATTCGCGATGCCTATCCTCCCATCGCTCTTATCGTTTCCTCAGGCGCCGTTCGGCCTGAGCAAGGCGCGTTGCCCAACGATGCTGTCTTTGTCTCGAAGCCGGTCGACCATCGCGAATTGCTCCGCGTGATCGAAGACCCCCTCTCGGCCGCCTGA
- a CDS encoding alkylphosphonate utilization protein has protein sequence MSSSDDYVYDEASGEWISPQDAKARAVDPGDAVEVRDAVGNVLADGDSVTLIKDLTVKGANQTLKRGTLIKSIRLTGDAQEIDCRYEGIKGLVLRAEFVRKR, from the coding sequence ATGAGCAGTTCGGACGACTATGTGTATGATGAAGCATCCGGCGAATGGATCAGCCCGCAGGATGCGAAGGCCCGCGCGGTAGACCCGGGCGATGCGGTCGAAGTGCGCGATGCCGTAGGCAATGTTCTTGCCGATGGCGACAGCGTCACCTTGATCAAGGACCTTACCGTCAAGGGCGCCAACCAAACGCTCAAGCGCGGCACGCTCATCAAGTCCATTCGCCTGACCGGCGACGCCCAGGAAATCGATTGCCGCTACGAGGGCATCAAGGGCCTCGTTTTGCGCGCCGAATTCGTCCGTAAGCGCTGA
- a CDS encoding helix-turn-helix domain-containing protein: protein MITSQQMRAARALLGIDQRQLAQLAQLSLPTIQRMEASEGQVRGVVDTLVKVIGALESAGIELLGENAPSSGVGRGVRLRETKSGRSAGTVPSLLYDQEEAGATPPQ from the coding sequence ATGATCACTTCGCAACAAATGCGTGCGGCTCGCGCCCTTCTCGGGATTGACCAGCGCCAACTCGCCCAGCTCGCGCAGCTTTCGCTGCCGACCATCCAGCGCATGGAAGCCTCGGAGGGGCAGGTTCGCGGCGTGGTCGACACCTTGGTAAAAGTGATCGGCGCGCTTGAAAGCGCCGGCATTGAACTGCTCGGCGAGAACGCGCCGAGCAGCGGGGTGGGACGCGGCGTGCGCCTGCGCGAGACGAAGTCCGGTCGCTCCGCCGGCACCGTGCCGTCGCTGTTGTACGACCAGGAAGAGGCCGGCGCGACGCCGCCGCAGTGA
- a CDS encoding phosphoenolpyruvate carboxykinase, translating into MASQVFPIAFAPRASSTLHRNLGTAPLIEQAPRRGEGVLSRDGAFVVATGKHTGRSAQDKFIVQDGETEAAIWWGKTNVPMSPEHFAALKQDFLGALGAKDTVFLQDLFGGSQSEHRIAVRVYTELAWHSLFVRTLLVRPSTDELATFVPEYTIIDLPSFRADPERHGCRSETVIAVNFAQKLILIGGTAYAGEMKKSVFSLLNYLLPEKGVMPMHCSANIGPKGDTAVFFGLSGTGKTTLSADASRTLIGDDEHGWSDSAIFNFEGGCYAKVIRLSAEAEPEIYATTRRFGTILENVVIDPETRIIDLDDDSLAENSRASYPIEFIPNASADNLGPVPRNIIFLTADAYGVLPSIARLTPEQAMYHFLSGYTARVAGTEIGVTEPTATFSTCFGAPFMPRHPSVYGNLLKDRIARGDVKCWLVNTGWTGGSYGTGKRMPIKVTRALLNAALDGNLDGVTCRIDPIFRFQVPVAAPDVDDTILDPRETWADKAAYDATAAKLARLFAENFVQFEDAIDLSVRNAGPRVELHAADA; encoded by the coding sequence TTGGCCTCCCAAGTTTTTCCCATCGCTTTCGCGCCTCGAGCTTCCAGCACGCTGCATCGCAATCTGGGCACCGCGCCCCTGATCGAGCAGGCGCCGCGCCGGGGAGAGGGCGTGCTTTCGCGCGACGGAGCCTTCGTTGTCGCAACGGGCAAGCACACCGGCCGTTCCGCGCAGGACAAGTTCATCGTCCAGGATGGCGAGACCGAGGCGGCGATCTGGTGGGGCAAGACCAATGTTCCCATGTCGCCCGAGCATTTCGCGGCGCTCAAGCAAGACTTCCTGGGCGCGCTGGGCGCCAAGGACACCGTCTTTCTTCAGGATCTCTTCGGGGGCTCGCAGAGCGAGCATCGCATTGCGGTACGGGTCTACACCGAGCTCGCCTGGCACAGTCTCTTTGTTCGGACCCTGCTGGTTCGTCCCAGCACCGATGAGCTCGCGACGTTCGTGCCTGAATATACGATCATCGACCTGCCGAGCTTCCGGGCCGATCCTGAACGCCATGGCTGCCGCAGCGAAACCGTGATCGCGGTCAATTTCGCGCAGAAGCTCATTCTGATCGGCGGTACGGCCTATGCCGGCGAGATGAAGAAGTCCGTCTTCAGTCTCCTCAATTACTTGCTGCCCGAGAAAGGCGTGATGCCGATGCATTGCTCGGCCAACATTGGCCCCAAGGGTGACACCGCCGTCTTCTTCGGCCTTTCGGGGACCGGCAAGACGACCTTGTCGGCAGATGCGAGCCGCACGCTGATCGGCGACGACGAGCATGGCTGGTCGGACAGCGCCATCTTCAACTTCGAGGGCGGCTGCTATGCTAAGGTGATCCGTCTGTCGGCCGAGGCGGAGCCCGAGATCTACGCCACTACGCGCCGCTTCGGCACGATCCTCGAAAATGTGGTGATCGATCCTGAAACGCGGATCATCGACCTGGATGATGACAGTCTCGCCGAAAACAGCCGGGCCTCCTATCCGATCGAATTCATTCCCAACGCGTCGGCCGACAATCTCGGGCCTGTACCCCGCAACATCATCTTCCTGACGGCCGATGCCTACGGCGTCCTGCCTTCAATTGCGCGGCTGACGCCCGAGCAGGCCATGTATCATTTCCTCTCGGGCTACACCGCGCGCGTGGCAGGCACCGAGATCGGCGTGACCGAACCGACCGCAACCTTTTCCACCTGCTTCGGCGCGCCGTTCATGCCGCGTCATCCGTCCGTCTACGGCAATCTGCTCAAGGATCGCATCGCGCGAGGTGACGTCAAATGCTGGCTCGTCAACACGGGCTGGACCGGCGGGAGCTACGGCACCGGCAAACGCATGCCGATCAAGGTGACCCGCGCTCTTCTCAATGCCGCGCTCGATGGCAATCTCGACGGCGTCACCTGCCGGATCGACCCGATCTTTCGGTTTCAGGTTCCCGTCGCCGCGCCCGATGTCGACGACACCATCCTCGACCCGCGCGAAACATGGGCGGACAAGGCTGCCTATGACGCAACCGCGGCCAAGCTCGCGCGCCTGTTCGCCGAGAATTTCGTGCAGTTCGAGGATGCCATCGATCTCTCCGTCCGCAATGCCGGGCCGCGCGTCGAACTTCACGCCGCCGACGCTTGA